In one window of Psychrobacter sp. P2G3 DNA:
- a CDS encoding MFS transporter: protein MSIVSKAHLSEDELSKNNNVGQSPISWFIFGLMTSVTFIGILSELMPSGILPQMTAGLGIEQTQVGFLVGIYALASAIFAIPLISMTLWVNRKILLMVLLAGFAVSNIVVGLTSSYSLIVAMRILGGICAGIMWPMIAAYGTALVPENMHGKAITIIMAGNTFGVSLGLPVMTFIGTQVGWRTSFIVLGVLGGVIALLAMKFLPSVKGEKLTQSNSPIAVLKIPGVWIVLALTFLAVVAHYSTYTYITLLVETLEFVGGISLALLIFGIGSVISVILSAKIIDTHLRGLIVSMLVSGAIAMLLFVFFRGMNGFSHFAFLLWGLAFGPLVTMFQTAVSHQVTEAKAVATSVQSSVFNFSIMIATWLAGLILVHMPETGVLGIVYLSIFCFVPAIIITFISKKTLDAATVG from the coding sequence ATGTCAATCGTTTCAAAAGCTCATCTTTCAGAAGACGAGCTATCAAAAAATAACAACGTCGGACAGAGCCCTATTTCTTGGTTCATCTTTGGCCTTATGACCAGTGTTACTTTTATCGGTATTCTATCAGAGCTGATGCCTTCCGGTATTTTGCCGCAAATGACGGCAGGTCTTGGTATCGAACAGACCCAAGTCGGATTTTTGGTCGGTATCTATGCGTTGGCTTCAGCGATTTTTGCTATTCCGTTAATCAGTATGACGCTGTGGGTCAACCGTAAAATTCTTTTAATGGTTTTATTAGCAGGTTTTGCGGTTTCCAATATCGTCGTCGGGCTCACTTCATCTTATTCGCTTATTGTTGCTATGCGTATTCTGGGTGGTATCTGTGCCGGTATTATGTGGCCGATGATAGCTGCCTACGGTACCGCGCTTGTGCCAGAGAATATGCATGGTAAGGCAATCACTATCATCATGGCAGGTAATACCTTTGGTGTGAGTTTGGGTCTGCCAGTGATGACCTTTATCGGGACACAAGTAGGCTGGCGCACATCCTTTATCGTACTCGGTGTACTAGGCGGGGTAATTGCGCTATTGGCGATGAAGTTTTTACCATCCGTAAAAGGTGAAAAGCTGACGCAAAGCAATTCGCCAATAGCCGTGCTAAAAATACCTGGCGTTTGGATAGTCTTAGCCCTCACTTTCTTGGCAGTCGTTGCGCATTACAGTACCTATACTTATATCACTTTATTGGTTGAAACCTTGGAATTTGTCGGCGGTATTAGTTTAGCCCTGCTTATCTTCGGTATCGGTTCTGTCATCTCAGTCATACTATCCGCCAAGATTATCGATACGCATCTGCGTGGTTTGATCGTCAGTATGCTTGTATCTGGAGCGATAGCTATGTTGCTATTCGTCTTCTTCAGAGGAATGAATGGCTTCTCGCATTTTGCCTTTTTATTATGGGGACTAGCATTCGGACCTTTGGTAACGATGTTCCAAACAGCAGTCAGTCACCAAGTCACCGAAGCAAAAGCCGTCGCGACTTCCGTACAATCAAGTGTGTTTAACTTTTCCATTATGATTGCGACATGGCTTGCGGGCTTGATTTTGGTTCATATGCCAGAGACAGGCGTCTTAGGTATTGTATATCTATCCATTTTTTGTTTCGTTCCTGCCATCATCATTACCTTCATATCTAAGAAAACATTGGATGCGGCTACTGTCGGGTAG
- a CDS encoding aldo/keto reductase gives MSTKTYNIRTAGQANIPVLGLGTWQSTGQDCVDVVSQGLKMGYEHIDTAQAYDNEKEVGQGIKQSGISRDKFFLTTKIFPDDMKFQPEKLIAAAKRSLENLDTDYVDLLLLHWPDDRVPLSETIPALCELQKQGLTRNIGVSNFNIANIIEAKKYADVPIVVNQVEFHPFIKQNTLQAFLNNHHILLEAYSPLARGDVFDNEVIKEIAEKHGVTPAQISLAWILSDKDRIAIPKTSNPEHLQGNLDAINVQLSADELEKICSLARSDGRKIEHPDYTPVWDD, from the coding sequence ATGAGTACTAAAACCTATAATATTCGTACGGCTGGACAAGCCAATATTCCGGTACTAGGATTGGGTACTTGGCAGTCGACTGGACAAGATTGTGTTGATGTCGTCAGTCAAGGTTTAAAGATGGGTTACGAACATATTGATACCGCTCAAGCTTATGATAATGAAAAGGAAGTCGGTCAAGGTATTAAGCAATCAGGCATATCTCGTGATAAATTCTTTTTGACTACGAAGATTTTTCCTGACGATATGAAGTTTCAACCAGAAAAATTAATCGCAGCGGCCAAACGTTCTTTAGAAAATCTAGATACTGATTATGTCGACCTGCTGTTATTACACTGGCCCGATGATCGTGTACCGTTATCTGAGACTATTCCTGCATTGTGTGAACTACAAAAACAAGGCTTAACGCGCAATATCGGGGTATCTAACTTTAATATTGCCAATATTATTGAAGCCAAAAAGTACGCTGACGTGCCGATTGTGGTCAACCAAGTTGAATTTCATCCGTTCATTAAGCAAAATACCTTGCAGGCTTTTTTGAACAATCACCATATTTTATTAGAAGCCTACTCGCCACTAGCGCGCGGTGATGTGTTTGATAATGAAGTCATCAAAGAAATCGCTGAGAAGCATGGCGTAACTCCAGCACAGATATCATTGGCTTGGATACTATCAGACAAAGATCGTATCGCTATTCCCAAGACTTCTAATCCTGAGCACTTGCAAGGGAACTTAGATGCCATCAACGTTCAATTGAGCGCAGATGAATTAGAAAAGATTTGCAGTTTAGCCCGCAGTGACGGTCGCAAAATTGAGCATCCTGACTATACTCCTGTATGGGACGACTAA
- the ccmE gene encoding cytochrome c maturation protein CcmE, whose protein sequence is MNAVRRKKLMWVMFTLAGAAVAVVLVIYAIGQQTDYYFDATAIAQGEAPQDKRIRAGGMVVAGSVQRAPDNPLNVEFAITDFESTVPVTYQGILPDLFAENSGIVATGKMQGEIFVAGEVLAKHDENYMPPEVAKSMKENNRSGLTPTSEQYNPAEPIHETETLQQ, encoded by the coding sequence ATGAACGCAGTTCGTCGCAAAAAACTGATGTGGGTTATGTTCACGCTTGCAGGGGCAGCAGTGGCGGTAGTGTTAGTCATTTATGCTATTGGTCAACAAACCGATTACTATTTCGATGCTACGGCGATTGCTCAAGGCGAAGCGCCACAAGATAAGCGCATTCGTGCAGGTGGTATGGTAGTCGCCGGTAGCGTACAGCGCGCACCAGACAATCCATTAAATGTTGAGTTCGCGATTACGGATTTTGAATCAACGGTTCCGGTCACCTATCAAGGTATCTTGCCAGATTTGTTTGCTGAAAACTCAGGCATCGTCGCCACTGGCAAAATGCAGGGTGAGATTTTTGTGGCTGGTGAAGTGTTGGCTAAGCATGATGAAAACTACATGCCACCAGAAGTTGCCAAGTCGATGAAAGAAAACAATCGCAGCGGTTTAACCCCAACCTCTGAGCAGTATAATCCTGCTGAACCGATTCATGAGACTGAAACACTACAACAATAA
- the ccmD gene encoding heme exporter protein CcmD, producing MQPYFYSVSEFIAMGKHGVFVWSCWAIAVGVMLAFIIYSRRQRQALIKQLTIQQARQAQRTAKTPNPATKQPM from the coding sequence ATGCAGCCTTACTTTTATAGCGTATCTGAGTTCATCGCCATGGGTAAGCATGGTGTTTTTGTCTGGTCATGTTGGGCAATTGCGGTTGGCGTGATGCTGGCTTTTATTATATATAGTCGCAGGCAGCGCCAAGCACTTATCAAACAGCTGACCATTCAGCAGGCTCGACAAGCTCAGCGTACCGCTAAAACCCCTAATCCTGCAACCAAGCAGCCAATGTAA
- the ccmC gene encoding heme ABC transporter permease CcmC, translating to MPNLNNVSSPSLWQRIWQGFLTTVGTKQFFRIFAPWVKWLAVLSSIFLLIGSVWGLAFAPPDYLQGNSYRIIFIHVPAASIAISIYFALAVLGVIFLVWKIKTASLVAQALAPLGFLLCVISLITGSIWAKPTWGTYWVWDARLTSMLILAFLYAGVMALFAAFEHTANRGKAAAILSIVGAVNLPIIKYSVEWWNTLHQGSTFTLTAAPKMSADMWMPLLLMIIGSYLLVATLTIYRTNTLILYRDQGKAWVKEYIRGQAK from the coding sequence ATGCCCAACCTGAATAATGTCTCATCTCCTAGCCTATGGCAGCGTATCTGGCAAGGCTTCTTGACCACTGTGGGTACCAAGCAGTTTTTTCGCATCTTTGCGCCTTGGGTTAAGTGGTTAGCTGTACTGTCCAGTATTTTTCTGCTGATCGGTAGCGTTTGGGGTCTCGCTTTTGCGCCGCCCGATTACCTACAAGGTAATAGCTACCGTATTATCTTTATTCACGTACCAGCGGCCAGTATCGCTATTTCTATCTATTTTGCCCTCGCAGTATTGGGGGTAATCTTTCTCGTTTGGAAAATTAAGACGGCCAGTCTTGTGGCGCAGGCGCTTGCTCCGCTGGGCTTTTTACTATGCGTGATTAGTTTGATTACGGGCTCTATTTGGGCAAAACCAACTTGGGGTACTTACTGGGTTTGGGATGCGCGTTTAACGTCTATGCTGATTTTGGCGTTTTTATATGCGGGCGTGATGGCGTTGTTTGCAGCGTTTGAGCATACCGCCAACCGTGGTAAAGCAGCCGCCATTTTATCTATTGTCGGCGCAGTGAACCTACCTATTATCAAGTATTCAGTAGAGTGGTGGAATACCTTACATCAGGGCTCAACCTTCACGTTAACGGCCGCGCCCAAAATGTCTGCAGATATGTGGATGCCGTTGCTACTTATGATTATCGGTAGTTACTTACTAGTCGCAACATTAACGATTTATCGTACCAACACCCTAATCTTGTACCGTGATCAAGGTAAAGCGTGGGTCAAAGAATATATTCGTGGGCAAGCCAAATAA
- a CDS encoding heme exporter protein CcmB: MQLWRREWHVKQQGAVQWLYPLVLFLVIITLFPLAVGSEPALLQRLGVSAVWIAALLSLVMGVDGLFKPALDNGTLAQLVVAKASLPLWVLIRLVIHWIFSSGIVAVLSLLAVPLFQLSWFEAWILMASIVTGSPMLLMLSAVASSLTLSLKNGAVLVPLIALPMQLPVLIFATGAVDLFATGLNGLPILALLLAGSIISVLVMPWVIAMTLKMAWLN, translated from the coding sequence ATGCAGTTATGGCGACGTGAGTGGCACGTAAAGCAGCAAGGGGCTGTACAGTGGTTGTACCCTTTAGTACTATTTTTAGTGATTATCACTTTGTTTCCGCTAGCCGTTGGTAGTGAGCCTGCACTATTGCAGCGTCTTGGCGTGTCTGCTGTGTGGATTGCCGCTCTGTTGTCACTGGTGATGGGCGTTGATGGCTTATTTAAACCCGCTCTCGATAATGGCACACTGGCGCAATTGGTCGTTGCCAAAGCTTCGCTACCGTTATGGGTGCTTATCCGCTTAGTCATTCATTGGATTTTTAGTAGTGGGATTGTGGCTGTGCTCAGTTTACTTGCCGTGCCATTGTTTCAGCTCAGCTGGTTTGAGGCGTGGATATTGATGGCCTCTATTGTGACGGGTAGTCCAATGCTGTTGATGTTGTCAGCGGTCGCCAGTAGTTTGACGCTGTCATTGAAGAATGGCGCGGTGCTGGTGCCTTTGATTGCTTTGCCGATGCAGTTGCCAGTGTTAATTTTTGCCACCGGAGCGGTTGATTTATTTGCCACTGGTCTTAATGGTTTGCCGATATTGGCTTTATTATTGGCAGGTAGTATTATCTCGGTTTTGGTTATGCCATGGGTGATTGCAATGACCTTAAAAATGGCGTGGCTAAATTAA
- the ccmA gene encoding heme ABC exporter ATP-binding protein CcmA — protein sequence MTAVDAPLLALDALTVQRGEIPLCEGVTLNLPAGSICHLVGANGTGKTTLLMQLAGLLPVLTGEVHYQGVASLPIQPLYVSHQLGIHSNLTVAQNLTFLLNLYGITPSIADIDNALTWVGLQGFETISSSHLSAGQTRRITLARLYLLTPDVTPLWLLDEPFTALDVDMVARMEDRLRDFAHTGGSILMTSHQAVGVANQVLDLSDYMV from the coding sequence ATGACGGCTGTGGATGCACCCTTACTTGCGCTCGATGCGCTGACGGTTCAGCGCGGTGAAATACCTTTATGTGAAGGGGTCACGCTCAACTTACCTGCTGGTAGCATCTGTCACTTGGTTGGTGCAAACGGTACGGGTAAAACGACGTTACTGATGCAACTGGCTGGATTGTTGCCAGTACTGACGGGTGAGGTTCACTACCAAGGCGTAGCAAGTCTGCCTATTCAGCCTTTATATGTCTCGCATCAATTGGGCATTCATTCCAATCTTACGGTCGCGCAAAATCTGACGTTTTTGCTGAATTTATATGGTATTACCCCAAGTATCGCTGATATTGATAATGCCCTCACTTGGGTGGGATTGCAGGGCTTTGAGACGATTAGCTCAAGCCATTTATCTGCTGGGCAAACGCGTCGCATTACGCTTGCAAGATTATATTTGTTGACGCCGGACGTGACACCATTATGGTTACTTGATGAGCCTTTTACGGCACTTGATGTCGATATGGTGGCACGAATGGAAGACAGGTTGCGCGATTTTGCCCATACTGGCGGATCGATATTGATGACCAGTCATCAGGCAGTCGGCGTTGCCAATCAGGTGCTCGATTTGTCAGATTACATGGTATAA
- a CDS encoding YbjN domain-containing protein — protein sequence MSQHNKLSLWQKFKRFLTASAPKAIVDDAKIPQHSLSLADEVSVDNDTDINNENNVNNENNTTTLQTGTYGAKANKKFSDKKANDKNASSIGSAKTDTSDSNSMDSATGDKNSSESSKADSLNQTAEQDNNTDIAIVDYLKQYFNDKQWHYTHYRPRTNDSQQSHHLSLRMRNKQLECGYLFRVQEKNNLLAVYGILPFLVPETHQNAAMLLITQINYDMLIGNLEMDVNDGEIRYKHAIDVEAVGINDHILENLLQSVIAMTTVAYEIFDDLINTQDPAEDMQTLLIELRQQSDSRTFFLPTQFVQ from the coding sequence ATGAGTCAACATAATAAACTCAGCTTATGGCAAAAATTCAAACGGTTCCTGACTGCTTCAGCACCGAAGGCTATTGTTGATGACGCGAAAATACCGCAGCATTCGTTGTCACTTGCAGATGAAGTTAGCGTTGATAACGATACTGATATTAATAACGAAAATAATGTTAATAACGAAAATAATACTACCACTTTGCAAACTGGAACTTATGGCGCAAAGGCTAATAAAAAGTTTAGTGATAAGAAGGCCAATGATAAAAATGCTAGTAGCATAGGCTCTGCTAAAACAGACACTAGCGATTCTAATAGTATGGATAGTGCTACTGGTGACAAAAATAGCAGCGAAAGCTCTAAAGCGGACTCTTTGAATCAGACTGCTGAGCAAGACAACAATACTGACATAGCTATTGTCGATTACCTTAAACAGTATTTTAATGACAAACAGTGGCACTACACCCATTATCGGCCAAGAACCAATGACAGCCAGCAATCGCACCATTTATCCTTAAGGATGCGCAATAAACAATTAGAATGCGGCTATCTGTTTCGCGTGCAAGAGAAAAACAATCTGTTAGCGGTCTATGGGATCTTACCGTTTTTAGTGCCCGAAACTCATCAAAACGCAGCCATGTTACTTATCACCCAAATTAATTATGACATGCTAATCGGTAATTTGGAGATGGATGTGAATGATGGCGAAATACGTTATAAACATGCTATCGATGTCGAGGCAGTTGGTATTAATGATCATATCCTTGAGAATTTGTTGCAAAGCGTAATTGCCATGACTACAGTTGCTTACGAGATATTTGATGATTTAATCAACACTCAAGACCCTGCTGAAGATATGCAAACGTTACTTATAGAGCTACGTCAGCAATCCGACTCAAGAACCTTCTTTCTTCCGACTCAGTTTGTTCAATAA
- a CDS encoding histone deacetylase produces MLKIAYSEVFRYSVPDKHRFPMQKYTMIPERLLSEGTITTENFFAPKRLTEDEILTTHTEDYWHKLKTQTLPRKEARPIGFEMTEALVDRGRHIAHATYECALYAQQYGVAMNVAGGTHHAFADHGEGFCVFNDVCIASNLLLNRGQAQKILIVDLDVHQGNGNASIMADEPRVFVFSMHGAKNYPFRKEISDLDIELDNNTGDAEYLQILRDTLPRLISDVAPDMIFYQSAVDVLATDKLGKLGLTQGGCKARDEYVLQQAKAANIPVAIVMGGGYSEDIEDVVEAHCNTFRVAQQLYFGEMVGSCAAH; encoded by the coding sequence ATGTTAAAAATTGCTTACTCTGAAGTTTTCCGTTATTCCGTACCTGACAAGCATCGTTTTCCCATGCAAAAATATACGATGATTCCTGAGCGCCTGCTTAGCGAAGGGACTATCACTACCGAGAATTTTTTTGCACCGAAGCGTCTGACAGAAGACGAAATCTTAACCACCCATACTGAGGACTATTGGCATAAGCTTAAAACTCAAACCTTGCCGCGCAAAGAAGCGCGCCCTATTGGCTTTGAGATGACCGAAGCGTTAGTAGATCGTGGTCGCCATATCGCTCACGCCACTTATGAATGTGCGTTATATGCCCAGCAGTACGGTGTAGCAATGAATGTCGCGGGCGGCACCCATCATGCGTTTGCCGATCATGGCGAGGGATTTTGCGTCTTTAACGATGTTTGTATCGCCAGTAATTTACTATTAAATCGTGGACAGGCGCAGAAAATTTTAATCGTTGATTTGGATGTTCATCAAGGCAATGGTAACGCCAGTATTATGGCGGATGAGCCGCGCGTTTTTGTGTTTAGTATGCATGGCGCCAAGAACTATCCTTTTCGTAAAGAAATATCTGACTTAGATATTGAGCTGGACAACAATACGGGTGATGCAGAATATTTACAGATTTTGAGGGATACGCTGCCGCGCTTAATTAGCGACGTCGCACCAGATATGATTTTTTATCAGTCTGCTGTCGATGTGCTCGCGACCGACAAACTGGGTAAACTTGGCTTAACACAAGGGGGTTGCAAGGCACGTGATGAGTATGTGTTGCAGCAAGCAAAAGCCGCTAACATTCCAGTCGCTATCGTGATGGGCGGTGGTTATTCAGAAGATATTGAAGATGTGGTTGAAGCGCACTGTAATACCTTTCGGGTCGCCCAGCAGCTGTATTTTGGTGAGATGGTTGGCTCATGTGCAGCGCATTAA
- a CDS encoding DUF2905 domain-containing protein — protein MAKILIVIGIVLVIIGVIWLLFPSAFSWIGNLPGDIKHTSGNTRVYFPVITMIVISVIATIVLNLFNR, from the coding sequence ATGGCAAAAATATTGATAGTTATAGGCATTGTGTTGGTTATCATCGGCGTTATTTGGCTGCTGTTTCCAAGCGCGTTTTCGTGGATAGGTAATCTGCCAGGCGATATCAAACACACTTCAGGCAATACACGGGTTTATTTTCCAGTGATCACTATGATAGTCATCAGTGTCATCGCTACTATCGTATTAAATTTATTCAATCGCTAA
- a CDS encoding sulfite exporter TauE/SafE family protein: MMDVADSDSTQTLLLIVIFALASLLHGISGLGVTLVTTTALASMYPLPHAIVLVIFPSLLLNAMTWLAGGGRSIWQNFIYYGRRYWLLALTSLLGSILGAKLLLWVDSAYILLVLAAVIGFYVISALLGKQIRLPNTKPVLIIVGFSAGVIGGATNAMSTILMMYLLSASNDKNTIAKVGNMCYFLGKIAQIIVLREPIMALSSGEWQLITLLSVLSIAVLLVGIRLRRYLPQARFRQLILLILTVLGIRVGWQGITAFL, from the coding sequence ATGATGGACGTGGCTGATAGCGATAGCACCCAGACGTTATTGCTGATTGTGATTTTTGCGCTCGCATCACTGCTGCATGGTATTAGTGGGCTGGGTGTAACGTTGGTGACTACTACTGCGCTTGCCAGCATGTATCCGTTGCCACACGCCATTGTCTTGGTGATATTCCCGTCATTATTGCTAAATGCGATGACTTGGCTGGCAGGTGGCGGGCGTAGTATTTGGCAAAACTTTATCTATTATGGTAGACGCTATTGGCTGCTCGCGTTAACCAGCTTGCTCGGTAGTATTTTGGGTGCAAAGCTACTGCTGTGGGTAGATAGTGCTTACATTTTATTAGTATTAGCGGCTGTCATCGGCTTTTATGTGATAAGTGCATTACTCGGTAAGCAAATACGTCTGCCTAACACTAAGCCTGTGCTGATTATCGTTGGATTTAGTGCAGGAGTCATTGGCGGCGCCACCAACGCGATGTCAACCATACTAATGATGTACTTATTGTCTGCAAGTAACGATAAGAACACCATCGCTAAAGTCGGCAATATGTGCTATTTCTTGGGTAAAATTGCCCAAATTATCGTATTACGTGAGCCTATTATGGCGCTGAGCAGTGGTGAGTGGCAGCTAATTACTCTGCTGAGTGTCCTATCTATTGCCGTGCTTTTAGTCGGCATCCGCCTGCGTCGTTACTTGCCGCAAGCACGCTTTCGTCAGCTTATTTTATTGATTCTCACGGTACTTGGTATACGTGTGGGTTGGCAGGGGATTACGGCGTTTTTGTAG
- the coaBC gene encoding bifunctional phosphopantothenoylcysteine decarboxylase/phosphopantothenate--cysteine ligase CoaBC: MSNVVLAITGGIAAYKSAVFARLLIKAGFEVRVIMTTGAQAFITPLTLQALTGNEVHISLLDERAEAGMGHIELAKWADLIVIAPASANTLARLAMGMADDLLTTVCLATTAPVLIAPAMNQQMWAHPAVSLNVQTLADMNYHIIKPASGEQACGDVGAGRLPEPEQLLAEVRLFNAQQTIPQHLFGKTVVITAGPTVEAIDPVRYLSNHSSGKMGFALAQSCVEAGAQVTLIAGGKVALPTPLGVTRIDVLSAAEMLTTAQQCVAGTHPALLDLIENEQHDGHEHHHSHTHSHEHEHGDCDCHEPDDQAEQQSMALGSTTLKSNLDNLRLANLRHADIFIATAAVADYRTEEAAPQKIKKTQDAMMLNLVKNPDILATISHAYPDMFVVGFAAETQDVEHYARGKLASKDLDLIACNDVSRTDIGFASDDNAMQVFFSQRYAHDTVTLEKASKDKIAAQLATIIGETLMQRLNG, from the coding sequence ATGTCAAATGTTGTGCTCGCTATTACGGGCGGTATTGCCGCTTATAAATCCGCTGTTTTTGCCCGCTTACTGATTAAAGCGGGGTTCGAGGTGCGCGTCATTATGACGACAGGCGCGCAAGCGTTCATCACACCGCTTACTCTACAAGCCTTGACTGGTAACGAGGTACATATCTCATTGCTTGATGAGCGTGCTGAGGCTGGCATGGGTCATATTGAGCTTGCCAAGTGGGCAGACTTGATAGTCATTGCTCCAGCTTCGGCCAACACTTTAGCTCGATTGGCAATGGGGATGGCAGATGACTTACTAACAACGGTATGTCTTGCAACTACCGCACCAGTATTGATTGCACCAGCGATGAACCAGCAAATGTGGGCGCATCCAGCGGTGAGTCTAAATGTGCAGACGCTAGCCGATATGAATTATCATATTATTAAGCCTGCAAGTGGCGAGCAAGCATGCGGTGATGTAGGGGCAGGGCGCTTGCCTGAGCCTGAGCAGTTATTAGCAGAGGTGCGCTTATTTAACGCGCAGCAAACTATCCCACAGCATCTATTTGGTAAAACGGTCGTTATTACCGCAGGACCTACTGTTGAAGCAATCGATCCGGTGCGCTATTTATCCAATCATTCTTCAGGAAAAATGGGTTTTGCATTGGCACAATCCTGCGTAGAGGCGGGAGCACAAGTCACGTTAATCGCTGGCGGTAAAGTCGCGCTACCAACGCCGCTTGGGGTCACCCGTATTGATGTATTGTCTGCCGCAGAGATGCTCACGACTGCCCAGCAATGCGTTGCTGGTACACATCCTGCTTTACTGGATTTGATTGAAAATGAACAACATGATGGTCATGAGCACCATCACTCCCATACGCACAGTCATGAACACGAACATGGCGACTGTGACTGCCATGAGCCGGACGATCAGGCGGAGCAGCAAAGTATGGCGTTAGGAAGTACAACGTTAAAAAGCAACCTAGATAACTTGCGCTTAGCTAACCTGCGCCATGCTGATATCTTTATCGCCACTGCTGCTGTTGCCGATTATCGTACTGAAGAAGCTGCCCCGCAAAAAATCAAAAAAACCCAAGATGCCATGATGCTAAATTTGGTCAAAAATCCTGATATTTTAGCGACTATTTCACACGCTTATCCTGATATGTTTGTCGTCGGTTTTGCAGCAGAAACACAAGATGTAGAGCACTATGCGCGCGGTAAGCTAGCTTCTAAAGATTTGGACTTGATTGCTTGTAACGATGTATCGCGCACAGACATTGGTTTCGCGAGCGATGACAATGCGATGCAAGTGTTTTTCTCTCAGCGCTATGCCCATGATACGGTGACATTAGAGAAAGCAAGCAAGGATAAGATTGCCGCGCAGCTCGCTACCATTATCGGCGAGACCCTGATGCAGCGTCTTAATGGTTAA
- the radC gene encoding DNA repair protein RadC: protein MAIKDWHEDDRPREKLLKFGAAHLTDAEILAIFLRTGTQSQSAIELARHLIEQFGSLAELLAAPQESVLACHGIGPAKYTQILASLEMGTRYLDSQLKTGQALGRSQAVKDYISTQLRGERREVFAVLCLDNALNLLNFEILFTGGISSCSVCIKHVLRHALSHAASQLIVAHNHPHTDAQPSTADNLLTYELKKACDLLDITFIDHIIVGRNDTLSYAENCLAPF, encoded by the coding sequence GTGGCTATAAAAGACTGGCATGAAGACGATAGACCGCGTGAAAAGCTGCTGAAATTTGGCGCAGCGCATCTTACCGACGCAGAGATTTTAGCAATATTTTTACGTACTGGTACTCAATCACAGTCAGCTATCGAGCTTGCTCGTCATTTGATTGAGCAGTTCGGTAGCCTAGCAGAACTTTTAGCGGCGCCGCAAGAGTCTGTCCTTGCCTGTCATGGTATCGGCCCTGCCAAATATACACAGATATTAGCTTCGCTTGAGATGGGCACACGCTATTTAGATAGTCAACTTAAGACTGGTCAAGCGCTTGGGCGTTCACAGGCGGTCAAAGACTATATTAGTACGCAATTGCGCGGCGAGCGTCGTGAGGTCTTTGCCGTACTCTGTCTCGATAATGCTCTAAATCTATTAAACTTTGAGATACTTTTTACTGGAGGTATCTCTTCTTGTTCAGTATGCATCAAGCACGTCCTTCGCCACGCTTTGAGCCATGCTGCCAGTCAGCTAATCGTCGCACACAATCACCCTCATACTGATGCGCAGCCTTCAACGGCTGATAACTTATTAACCTATGAGCTGAAAAAGGCCTGTGATTTACTTGATATCACTTTTATTGATCACATTATCGTTGGCCGTAACGACACTTTGTCTTATGCTGAAAACTGCCTAGCACCATTTTAG